A window of the Vibrio fluvialis genome harbors these coding sequences:
- a CDS encoding EamA family transporter, with translation MLLNKSPVLLAVGCLLCAMVTIQSGASIAKQFFPVVGVGGTVALRIALSAIILTLIFRPWRLRLSVPQWRAMLVYGLSLGGMQLSFYFALERIPLGIGVALEFTGPLMLALLSSRRKRDFIWIALAVAGLALLLPDMSGVDALDPIGVALALGAGGCWAGYIWFGQRAGSVGSGGATVAIGLCIASVIYFPIGASLATGPLFTWSIVPMALTIAVLSSALPYSLEMMALSRLSTQHFSVMMSLEPAIAAMAGLVILGETLGWSQWAAILLIISASMGSTMSAAKNKVVVIQE, from the coding sequence ATGTTACTGAACAAATCTCCGGTACTGCTCGCCGTTGGCTGCCTGTTGTGCGCCATGGTGACGATTCAATCCGGTGCTTCGATTGCTAAACAGTTCTTCCCTGTTGTCGGTGTTGGCGGCACGGTTGCGCTGCGTATTGCATTGTCTGCGATTATTCTCACACTGATTTTTCGTCCGTGGCGCCTTCGCCTCAGCGTACCTCAGTGGCGCGCCATGTTGGTGTATGGTCTGAGTCTGGGCGGCATGCAACTCTCCTTTTACTTTGCACTGGAACGCATTCCGCTTGGTATCGGTGTGGCGTTGGAATTCACTGGACCATTAATGCTGGCGCTGCTCTCATCACGCCGCAAACGTGACTTTATCTGGATTGCACTGGCTGTGGCCGGCCTCGCGTTGCTGCTGCCTGACATGTCGGGCGTGGACGCCCTTGATCCGATTGGCGTGGCGCTTGCGCTTGGGGCCGGTGGTTGCTGGGCGGGTTATATTTGGTTTGGTCAACGTGCGGGATCAGTGGGTTCCGGCGGTGCGACGGTTGCGATCGGCCTGTGTATTGCCAGCGTGATATATTTTCCGATTGGTGCCAGTTTGGCGACCGGGCCACTGTTTACCTGGTCGATTGTACCTATGGCGCTGACCATCGCAGTTTTGTCGAGCGCTTTGCCTTACAGCCTGGAGATGATGGCGCTGAGCCGTCTGTCGACTCAGCATTTCAGCGTGATGATGAGCCTGGAACCGGCCATTGCCGCCATGGCAGGCTTGGTGATTCTGGGTGAAACGCTCGGCTGGTCGCAGTGGGCCGCTATCTTGCTGATCATCAGCGCCTCAATGGGCAGTACTATGTCGGCGGCGAAAAATAAAGTAGTGGTGATTCAGGAATAA
- the rimJ gene encoding ribosomal protein S5-alanine N-acetyltransferase: protein MEGYNTSGHVFKTDGEIILRTAEFDDAARISNYFTVNRDYLKPWEPKREEAFFSELGWQQRLIKLSELHKMSLGFYLLIIDADSDEMLGTISFSNISRFPFYACNVGYSLAEQAQGKQIMTRALKMACDYMFNEQNLHRVMASYMPHNKRSEAVLQRLGFVHEGQAKDYLLIDGQWQDHNLTSLVNPNWKE, encoded by the coding sequence ATGGAAGGATACAACACCTCTGGCCACGTATTTAAAACCGATGGCGAGATTATTTTACGCACGGCGGAATTTGACGACGCCGCGCGCATTTCGAATTACTTTACGGTCAATCGTGATTATCTCAAGCCTTGGGAACCTAAGCGTGAAGAGGCTTTTTTCTCTGAGCTTGGCTGGCAGCAACGCCTGATTAAACTCAGCGAACTGCACAAGATGTCGCTCGGTTTTTACCTGCTGATCATCGATGCTGACAGCGACGAAATGCTGGGTACGATTTCGTTCAGTAATATTTCCCGTTTCCCGTTTTATGCCTGTAATGTCGGCTACTCGCTGGCGGAGCAAGCGCAGGGCAAACAGATCATGACTCGCGCGCTGAAAATGGCGTGCGACTACATGTTTAATGAACAAAATCTGCATCGCGTGATGGCTTCTTATATGCCTCACAACAAACGCAGTGAAGCCGTATTGCAACGACTCGGATTTGTGCACGAAGGCCAAGCAAAGGACTATTTGTTGATTGATGGTCAATGGCAGGATCACAACCTGACATCATTGGTGAATCCCAACTGGAAGGAATAA
- a CDS encoding DUF2947 domain-containing protein, whose product MSYLPLEQYQRKWIFTHQSMPVPEQDLEQIKPMSPMRAAQFWKENLSPQSPDAERFSSQDWPSKASNWSNEVDWMSEWESDDAAMPQAILDHIDWQDDVTVYFCYEKYNVIETKWSVFKRHWKNFLFYDDGPILLGRRRKQALWFSTNGTVKIGQHDE is encoded by the coding sequence ATGTCGTATTTGCCTTTGGAACAGTACCAAAGAAAATGGATTTTTACCCACCAGTCCATGCCCGTACCTGAGCAGGATCTGGAACAAATTAAACCGATGTCGCCGATGCGTGCCGCGCAGTTCTGGAAAGAGAACTTAAGCCCACAAAGCCCGGATGCAGAGCGCTTTAGCTCACAGGACTGGCCAAGCAAAGCCAGCAACTGGAGCAATGAAGTGGATTGGATGAGTGAGTGGGAGAGCGACGATGCTGCGATGCCACAAGCTATTCTCGATCATATTGATTGGCAGGATGATGTGACCGTCTATTTCTGTTATGAAAAGTACAACGTGATTGAAACCAAGTGGTCGGTTTTCAAACGCCATTGGAAGAACTTCCTGTTTTACGATGATGGTCCGATCCTGCTTGGCCGCCGACGCAAACAGGCGTTGTGGTTCAGCACTAACGGCACGGTCAAAATCGGCCAACACGATGAATAA
- a CDS encoding SLC13 family permease has product MRPYLKFIIPIVIPLLVLLMPLSAFPFDGLTIIQQRVIAIFLLAALLWVFEPIPIYATSVVIIVLELMMLSDKGLVLFRLNESSPEFGGLLHYSDIMATFASPIIMLFLGGFFLAMAATKYRLDVNLARVLLKPFGQNPKYVMLGLMMITGIFSMFMSNTATTAMMLSILTPVIAVFGPKDPGRIAFALCIPVAANIGGIGTPIGTPPNAIALKYLVGENLITFGQWMAFGVPFVIILMTLAWFLIGFMYKAEQTQIELSIKGKFLKTPKAMAVYVTFALTIILWLMGSLHGMNSYTVALIPVAVFSVTGIINKEDLKKISWDVLWLVSGGIALGLALDKTGLAQLMVNSIPFDQFSPYVVLFGAAFLCLMMANFMSHTATANLLMPIMAALGASMASLVPLGGEVTLILVVTFAASLGMSLPISTPPNALAHATGHVQSNQMARVGVILGVVGVLLSFVMVWLLHVLGHIG; this is encoded by the coding sequence ATTCGTCCGTACCTCAAATTTATCATCCCGATTGTGATTCCTTTATTGGTGTTGCTGATGCCGCTTAGTGCATTTCCGTTTGATGGGCTGACCATCATTCAGCAACGTGTCATTGCAATATTCCTGTTGGCCGCCTTGCTTTGGGTATTTGAACCGATTCCGATTTACGCGACATCGGTGGTGATCATTGTGCTTGAGCTGATGATGTTGTCGGACAAGGGGTTGGTGTTGTTCAGACTCAATGAGTCGTCACCCGAATTTGGCGGTTTGCTGCACTACAGCGACATTATGGCGACCTTTGCCAGCCCGATCATCATGCTGTTTCTGGGTGGATTCTTTTTGGCGATGGCAGCGACGAAATATCGTCTTGATGTGAACTTAGCCCGTGTGCTGCTCAAGCCATTCGGCCAGAATCCGAAATACGTCATGCTGGGACTGATGATGATCACCGGCATATTCTCGATGTTCATGTCGAATACCGCCACCACAGCGATGATGCTGTCTATTCTGACTCCGGTCATTGCGGTATTTGGTCCGAAAGATCCGGGGCGTATTGCGTTCGCCTTGTGTATTCCGGTTGCGGCTAACATTGGTGGCATTGGTACGCCAATCGGCACACCGCCGAATGCCATTGCGCTTAAATATCTGGTTGGTGAGAACCTCATTACCTTTGGTCAGTGGATGGCCTTTGGCGTGCCGTTTGTCATCATTCTGATGACGCTGGCGTGGTTTCTGATTGGCTTTATGTACAAAGCTGAGCAAACCCAAATTGAGCTCAGCATCAAAGGTAAATTCCTTAAAACACCCAAAGCCATGGCGGTGTACGTGACCTTCGCGCTCACCATCATCTTGTGGTTGATGGGGTCGCTGCATGGCATGAACTCGTACACAGTGGCGTTGATTCCGGTCGCGGTGTTCTCCGTAACTGGCATCATCAACAAAGAAGACCTGAAGAAAATTTCCTGGGACGTTCTGTGGCTGGTTTCCGGTGGTATCGCGCTCGGTCTGGCGCTCGACAAAACCGGTCTTGCGCAATTGATGGTCAACAGCATTCCGTTTGATCAGTTCTCGCCTTATGTGGTGCTGTTTGGCGCCGCCTTCCTGTGTTTAATGATGGCAAACTTTATGTCCCATACCGCGACCGCCAACTTGTTGATGCCAATCATGGCGGCACTGGGCGCATCTATGGCCTCGCTGGTGCCACTGGGCGGAGAAGTCACCCTGATTCTGGTGGTCACTTTTGCGGCGTCGCTGGGCATGTCGCTGCCCATCAGTACGCCACCCAACGCGTTGGCACATGCCACTGGCCATGTGCAGAGTAATCAAATGGCGCGTGTCGGGGTCATCCTTGGTGTGGTAGGGGTGCTGCTGAGCTTTGTGATGGTTTGGTTGCTGCATGTGTTAGGTCATATTGGTTAA
- a CDS encoding HD domain-containing protein: MQSRMQQQLSLVLELDRLKSVLRRTRVKCAEGRLENSAEHSWHVAMMALLMQEHANEPVDINRVIKMLLMHDMVEIDAGDTFVYDTAASAEQAQKELAAAERLFGLLPTEQGEELFCLWREFEAAQSADAKFAKALDRLIPMMLNYHNQGQSWMENGVSRQQALTVNRRIDEGSHALWEYAQQMIEHATEQGWLKA; encoded by the coding sequence ATGCAATCAAGAATGCAGCAGCAACTGAGTTTAGTTCTGGAACTGGATCGCCTGAAAAGCGTATTGCGTCGTACCCGAGTCAAATGTGCAGAGGGACGACTGGAAAACAGTGCTGAACACAGCTGGCATGTTGCTATGATGGCGTTGTTAATGCAGGAACATGCGAACGAACCTGTCGATATCAATCGAGTCATCAAAATGTTGCTGATGCACGACATGGTTGAGATTGATGCAGGGGATACCTTTGTTTACGATACCGCCGCATCCGCTGAGCAAGCGCAAAAAGAACTCGCCGCGGCCGAGCGACTGTTTGGGCTGCTACCAACAGAGCAGGGCGAAGAACTATTTTGTTTGTGGCGTGAATTTGAAGCGGCACAATCGGCGGACGCTAAGTTTGCCAAAGCGTTGGACCGCCTGATTCCGATGATGTTGAACTATCATAATCAGGGACAAAGCTGGATGGAAAACGGTGTTTCCCGCCAACAAGCACTGACCGTGAACCGTCGTATTGACGAGGGTTCACATGCGCTGTGGGAATACGCACAGCAAATGATTGAACACGCCACCGAACAAGGTTGGCTAAAAGCCTGA
- the tyrR gene encoding transcriptional regulator TyrR, producing MRLEVSCEDRLGLTRELLDILASKNIDLRGIEIDVIGIIYLNCPDIDFETFSELMAEIRRIPGVKDVRKIQFMPIERHNTELISLLNNLPDAVLAIDLKGSVDMANHSALSLFNKESQEMIGHHISGLLPAFNFARWVEGSKARVREEIVLDGLDYVMELMPVYITGESKESTLASSMMIIRSMASHVMADDNLPLHNNLGFEHFVGVSNRHKALISHAKKLAMLDQPLLLEGETGTGKEMLARACHNRSNRSGAPFLVLSCASMPDDVAETELFGHAPGSFNHQQGHKGIFEQANGGTVFLDEIGEMSPHLQIKLLRFLQDGTFRRVGEEHEVHVDVRVIASTRHNLAELAESGKFREDLFYRLNVLTLRIPPLRERPSDVQPLLDLFIAKHSNKLGMMKPKLADDLLDQLAQYQWPGNMRQLDNMVLRALTEMPDDVLTVDYFHLPQLETVATGMTNINLDGSLDDIMKDYEAQVLDRLYQSFPSSRKLAKRLNVSHTSVANKLRDYGIKKR from the coding sequence GTGCGTCTTGAAGTCTCTTGTGAAGACAGACTCGGGCTAACCCGGGAACTGCTCGATATTCTTGCCTCAAAAAACATCGATTTACGTGGAATTGAAATCGATGTAATCGGCATTATCTACCTCAACTGTCCGGACATCGATTTTGAAACCTTCAGTGAACTGATGGCGGAAATTCGCCGCATTCCGGGAGTCAAAGATGTCCGTAAAATCCAGTTCATGCCGATTGAGCGTCACAACACCGAACTGATCTCTCTATTAAACAATCTTCCCGATGCGGTCCTTGCTATCGATCTCAAAGGCTCGGTAGATATGGCGAACCACTCTGCGTTATCGCTGTTCAACAAAGAATCACAGGAGATGATTGGTCATCACATTTCGGGCTTACTGCCAGCATTTAACTTTGCCCGTTGGGTAGAAGGCAGTAAAGCACGTGTGCGCGAAGAGATTGTATTGGATGGTCTCGACTATGTGATGGAACTGATGCCAGTTTACATCACTGGTGAATCCAAAGAGTCGACACTTGCCAGTTCGATGATGATCATTCGCTCAATGGCCTCGCATGTGATGGCGGATGATAATCTGCCACTGCACAACAATCTCGGATTTGAACATTTTGTCGGTGTTTCCAATCGCCACAAGGCGTTGATCAGCCATGCGAAAAAGCTGGCTATGCTCGATCAACCGCTGTTGCTGGAAGGGGAAACGGGCACGGGTAAAGAGATGTTGGCGCGTGCGTGCCACAATCGCTCTAACCGTTCCGGCGCGCCGTTTTTGGTGTTGAGTTGCGCGTCGATGCCCGATGATGTGGCTGAAACCGAACTGTTTGGCCATGCTCCGGGGTCGTTTAACCATCAGCAAGGTCACAAAGGCATTTTTGAACAAGCGAATGGCGGTACGGTATTCCTCGATGAAATCGGTGAAATGAGCCCGCATTTGCAAATCAAACTGCTGCGTTTCCTGCAAGATGGTACGTTCCGCCGTGTTGGTGAAGAACATGAAGTGCACGTCGACGTTCGAGTGATTGCCTCAACGCGTCACAATCTGGCTGAGTTAGCCGAATCGGGCAAGTTCCGCGAAGATCTGTTCTATCGTCTCAACGTGTTGACGCTGCGTATTCCGCCACTGCGTGAACGTCCTAGTGATGTTCAGCCGCTACTGGATCTGTTCATCGCGAAACACAGCAATAAACTTGGCATGATGAAGCCGAAACTGGCCGACGATCTACTTGATCAGCTCGCGCAATATCAATGGCCGGGCAACATGCGTCAGTTGGATAACATGGTACTGCGCGCCCTGACCGAAATGCCGGATGATGTGCTGACGGTGGATTATTTCCATCTGCCACAACTGGAAACGGTGGCGACGGGTATGACCAACATCAACTTGGATGGTTCGCTTGACGACATTATGAAAGATTACGAAGCGCAGGTGCTTGATCGCCTGTATCAATCTTTCCCGTCGAGCCGAAAGTTGGCGAAACGCCTCAATGTGTCACATACCTCGGTGGCCAATAAACTGCGTGATTACGGGATTAAGAAGCGCTGA
- a CDS encoding ATP-binding protein, producing the protein MNNQESALVERYFSCPQRTLRLVKGERVLEQNGYNDRLYYVREGELTGHFQEKEGKSIRVFSASQGAFIGVHSFFSGNWTASSTVEAQTDVELGWIDRYTKVVDEAAFGPLSTQFMPVMVAELSRRQRRAMQESVAKEKALERLYTAEQMTTLGQLAAGIAHELNNAIGVVSSKTERLETLFLELLEEVHPEASLFFDFGLLHGQKVSSSEARERGARFEQQYHLPRNIARELARAVPERELSAHWLKNPHLAIRYWQMGRDLHDLRLASKHTVGIVKSVKQLGRTEINLNEDLDLNDTLNRALALLQSDLRRVSVRMRPGILPIIKGSTTEWVQVWVNIIKNACDAMQTSAEPAIDIHTRYSKQRILITVANNGPEIDEATRRKIFQPSFTTKKDGLSFGLGLGLAIVKRIVSSNGGTIAVKSNHDTTIFRIKLPVEDDYGEA; encoded by the coding sequence ATGAACAATCAGGAGTCGGCGCTCGTTGAACGTTATTTCAGTTGCCCGCAGCGAACTTTGCGCTTGGTCAAGGGCGAACGAGTGCTGGAACAAAATGGCTATAACGACCGCCTTTACTATGTGCGGGAAGGAGAGCTGACCGGCCATTTCCAGGAAAAAGAAGGCAAATCAATTCGCGTCTTTTCCGCCTCACAAGGCGCATTTATTGGTGTGCACAGTTTCTTTTCGGGAAATTGGACAGCGTCATCGACCGTTGAGGCGCAAACTGATGTCGAACTGGGTTGGATTGATCGTTATACCAAAGTAGTCGATGAGGCCGCTTTCGGCCCACTGAGCACTCAGTTTATGCCGGTAATGGTAGCGGAATTGAGTCGCCGTCAGCGTCGTGCTATGCAGGAATCCGTCGCGAAGGAGAAAGCGCTGGAGCGCCTGTATACCGCAGAGCAGATGACGACGCTTGGCCAGCTCGCGGCGGGGATTGCCCACGAACTCAACAACGCGATTGGCGTGGTGAGCAGCAAAACCGAGCGGTTGGAGACTCTGTTTCTCGAGTTGCTGGAAGAGGTGCATCCCGAAGCCAGCCTGTTTTTTGATTTTGGTCTGCTGCATGGTCAGAAAGTGTCATCCAGCGAGGCGCGCGAACGTGGTGCACGCTTTGAGCAGCAGTATCACCTGCCGCGCAATATCGCTCGCGAACTGGCACGAGCGGTACCTGAACGCGAGCTCTCTGCCCACTGGCTGAAGAATCCTCATCTTGCCATTCGTTACTGGCAGATGGGGCGGGACTTGCATGACTTGCGTTTGGCTTCTAAACATACGGTAGGCATTGTGAAGTCTGTGAAGCAATTAGGGCGCACAGAAATCAATTTGAATGAAGACTTGGATCTTAACGACACGTTAAACCGCGCACTAGCGTTGTTGCAGAGTGATTTGCGGCGCGTGTCAGTACGCATGCGGCCGGGCATTCTGCCCATCATTAAAGGATCGACCACAGAATGGGTGCAAGTTTGGGTCAACATCATTAAAAATGCCTGCGATGCAATGCAAACCAGCGCTGAACCGGCCATCGATATTCACACCCGTTACAGCAAACAGCGAATCTTAATTACGGTCGCCAACAACGGCCCGGAGATTGACGAGGCAACCCGCAGAAAAATATTTCAACCCAGTTTTACCACCAAAAAAGACGGCTTGTCGTTTGGTTTGGGGCTTGGACTCGCCATCGTGAAACGGATTGTCTCCAGTAACGGCGGCACGATTGCCGTTAAAAGCAATCACGACACAACCATTTTCAGGATCAAATTACCTGTCGAGGATGACTATGGAGAAGCTTAA
- a CDS encoding YcjX family protein — protein MKRIGQEMTDLIHRGLDSHVRLAVTGLSRAGKTAFISSLVNQLLHTSTHNNLPLLAAARDKRIIGAKRVPQTNLMVPRFAYDEAMEQLHSIPPQWPVPTRDVSEIRLAIKYQSKRRTRKLISSTSTLYLDIIDYPGEWLLDLPLLELDFATWSAQQFNALHGTRAELAKPWLTALDALDLEQEANEKTLAQIAALYTEYLHQCKEHGLHWVQPGRFVLPGELEGAPVLQFFPCRDVTSERKAVKHSMLALLKQRYEEYQNKVVKAFYKHHFATFDRQIVLVDCLSPLNEGHESFMDMRSAIEQIMQSFRYGRSGILSRLFAPKIDKVLFAATKADHVTPDQHPNMVSLLQQMIHPAWQHAAYENIDMSCISMASVRATQSGYIDAPQGKVSAIQGVTAAGDAITVYPGDVPKKLPNPNYWQEHQFDFTAFRPMENSGDEPCKHIRLDKALETLIGDKLK, from the coding sequence ATGAAGCGAATTGGCCAAGAAATGACGGATCTGATCCATCGCGGTTTAGATTCTCACGTACGTTTAGCAGTAACGGGGCTGTCACGCGCCGGTAAAACGGCGTTTATCAGCTCTCTGGTTAATCAGTTATTGCATACGTCTACCCACAATAATTTGCCCCTGTTGGCTGCCGCGCGAGACAAGCGCATCATTGGTGCCAAGCGAGTACCGCAAACCAATTTGATGGTGCCTCGTTTTGCTTACGATGAGGCGATGGAGCAGTTGCACAGCATTCCTCCGCAATGGCCAGTGCCAACACGCGACGTGAGTGAGATTCGGCTGGCCATCAAATACCAAAGCAAACGTCGCACGCGTAAGTTAATCAGCAGCACTTCAACGCTGTATCTGGACATCATCGATTATCCGGGCGAATGGCTTTTGGATTTGCCGCTGCTGGAACTCGACTTTGCGACATGGTCCGCGCAGCAATTTAACGCGCTGCATGGCACACGTGCTGAGTTAGCCAAACCCTGGCTGACCGCACTGGATGCACTCGACCTCGAACAAGAAGCGAATGAGAAAACTCTGGCACAGATTGCGGCGCTGTATACCGAATATCTGCATCAGTGCAAAGAGCATGGTTTGCATTGGGTTCAGCCGGGCCGATTTGTGTTGCCGGGTGAACTGGAAGGCGCGCCAGTGCTGCAATTTTTCCCTTGTCGCGACGTCACCAGTGAACGCAAAGCGGTTAAACACTCGATGCTGGCGCTGCTGAAGCAACGGTACGAGGAGTATCAGAACAAAGTGGTGAAAGCTTTCTATAAACACCACTTTGCCACCTTCGACCGCCAGATTGTGTTGGTGGATTGCCTGTCGCCTTTGAATGAAGGACACGAGTCCTTTATGGATATGCGCAGCGCGATTGAGCAGATCATGCAGAGCTTTCGTTATGGCCGCAGCGGCATCCTGAGCCGGCTGTTTGCGCCCAAAATTGACAAAGTACTCTTCGCTGCAACGAAAGCGGATCATGTCACGCCGGATCAACATCCCAACATGGTGTCTCTGCTGCAACAGATGATTCATCCGGCATGGCAGCATGCGGCGTATGAAAATATCGATATGAGTTGCATCAGTATGGCCTCGGTGCGGGCAACTCAGTCAGGTTATATCGACGCGCCGCAAGGCAAAGTTTCAGCCATTCAAGGAGTGACGGCAGCAGGGGACGCTATCACAGTTTACCCGGGCGATGTGCCGAAAAAGCTGCCTAATCCAAACTATTGGCAAGAGCACCAGTTCGACTTTACGGCATTTCGTCCGATGGAAAATAGTGGTGATGAACCTTGCAAACACATCCGTCTGGATAAAGCGTTAGAAACACTGATTGGAGACAAATTGAAATGA
- a CDS encoding YcjF family protein, whose protein sequence is MSELKTKQVFSQPLKTEEPNVELNAQQQFSSAQTFVPSVAEEVETAVESQLEQVIRPKRGRKWFAATLLASFSGLVVWQAVDNVVTSIQSADWLSLGWAGFISALAGLGLSALGKELWKLRKLRNHFSVQEQAEALINTDAVGHGQAFCELIAKESGIQTKSPAYQRWQSSLDSSHSDAEVLEMYDAMVVSEQDKQATKLVSQYSTEAAALVAISPLAVADMLLVAWRNFKMIDQLADLYGVELGYWSRLKLFKAVLVNMAAAGASELAIDASMDLLSMDLAGKVSARAGQGLGVGILTARLGLKAMSLLRPLPWHKDRAVKLSAIRKQIVAKVTALTVK, encoded by the coding sequence ATGAGCGAATTGAAAACCAAACAAGTGTTCAGCCAGCCGCTAAAAACGGAAGAACCCAACGTAGAACTCAATGCGCAGCAGCAGTTTTCTTCCGCGCAGACATTTGTGCCAAGCGTCGCCGAAGAGGTTGAAACTGCCGTTGAGTCGCAACTTGAACAAGTGATTCGCCCTAAACGTGGACGCAAATGGTTTGCGGCCACACTGCTGGCTTCCTTTTCTGGTTTGGTGGTCTGGCAAGCCGTTGATAACGTCGTCACGTCGATTCAAAGTGCAGATTGGCTCAGCCTTGGTTGGGCAGGTTTCATTTCAGCACTGGCCGGATTGGGTTTGAGCGCTTTGGGTAAAGAGTTGTGGAAACTGCGCAAACTGCGCAACCATTTCTCCGTTCAAGAGCAGGCTGAAGCTCTGATCAACACCGATGCGGTGGGACACGGCCAGGCGTTCTGTGAACTGATTGCCAAAGAGAGTGGCATTCAAACCAAAAGCCCGGCTTATCAACGTTGGCAGAGTAGCCTCGACAGCAGCCACAGCGATGCTGAAGTGTTGGAAATGTACGATGCAATGGTGGTGAGTGAGCAGGATAAACAGGCGACCAAACTGGTGTCGCAGTACTCAACAGAAGCCGCCGCGCTGGTGGCTATCAGTCCTCTGGCGGTCGCCGACATGCTGCTGGTGGCGTGGCGCAATTTTAAGATGATCGATCAACTGGCAGACTTGTATGGCGTTGAGTTGGGTTACTGGTCACGTCTGAAATTGTTCAAAGCGGTACTGGTGAATATGGCCGCTGCGGGCGCAAGTGAACTCGCGATTGACGCCAGCATGGATCTGCTGTCGATGGACTTGGCGGGCAAGGTGTCCGCTCGAGCCGGGCAGGGGCTGGGAGTCGGCATTCTTACTGCTCGATTGGGTCTCAAAGCCATGTCTCTGCTGCGTCCACTACCGTGGCACAAAGACCGCGCGGTGAAGTTAAGCGCAATTCGTAAACAAATCGTGGCGAAAGTCACGGCGCTCACCGTCAAATAA
- a CDS encoding fumarate hydratase, translating to MTVIRKQDVISSVADALQYISYYHPLDFVQALEKAYHREESQAAKDAIAQILINSRMSAEGHRPICQDTGIVTCFVNIGMGVQWDSTDMTVQQMVDEGVRQAYTNPDNPLRASVLMDPAGKRINTKDNTPAVVHINMVPGDKVEIQIAAKGGGSENKTKMVMLNPSDDIAEWVEKILPAMGAGWCPPGMLGIGIGGTAEKAAVLAKESLMEHIDIQELIERGPQNAEEELRLDIFNRVNKLGIGAQGLGGLTTVVDVKIKTAPTHAASKPVCLIPNCAATRHVHFTLDGSGPADLQPPKLEEWPQITWEAGANTRRVNLDTVTAEEAQQWKTGETLLLSGKLLTGRDAAHKRIQTMLDNGEGLPEGVDFKGKFIYYVGPVDAVGDEAVGPAGPTTSTRMDKFTDMMLDKTGIMGMIGKAERGPATVESIKNHKAVYLMAVGGAAYLVSKAIKKARVVAFEDLGMEAIYEFEVEDMPVTVAVDSQGVNAHQVGPDTWKVKIAEAAK from the coding sequence ATGACGGTTATACGCAAGCAGGATGTGATCAGCAGTGTTGCTGATGCACTTCAGTACATTTCTTACTACCACCCTCTGGATTTTGTCCAAGCCCTAGAAAAAGCCTACCACCGTGAAGAAAGCCAGGCCGCGAAAGACGCGATTGCCCAGATTCTGATTAACTCTCGTATGTCTGCAGAAGGCCACCGTCCTATCTGTCAGGATACCGGTATCGTGACCTGTTTCGTCAATATTGGTATGGGTGTTCAGTGGGATTCCACGGATATGACCGTGCAACAAATGGTTGATGAAGGTGTACGTCAGGCTTACACCAATCCGGATAACCCGCTGCGAGCATCGGTACTGATGGATCCTGCTGGCAAACGTATCAACACCAAAGATAACACGCCAGCTGTGGTACACATCAACATGGTACCTGGCGATAAAGTAGAAATTCAGATCGCGGCGAAAGGCGGCGGTAGTGAAAACAAAACCAAGATGGTGATGTTGAACCCGTCTGACGATATCGCAGAGTGGGTTGAGAAAATCTTGCCAGCCATGGGTGCAGGCTGGTGTCCTCCTGGCATGCTGGGTATTGGTATCGGCGGTACGGCTGAGAAAGCAGCGGTACTGGCAAAAGAATCGTTGATGGAACACATCGACATTCAAGAGCTGATTGAACGTGGTCCGCAAAACGCAGAAGAAGAGCTGCGTCTCGATATCTTCAACCGTGTTAACAAGCTGGGTATCGGTGCACAAGGCCTGGGCGGTCTGACGACTGTGGTTGACGTGAAAATCAAAACCGCACCTACGCATGCAGCCTCTAAGCCTGTGTGTCTGATCCCGAACTGTGCGGCGACTCGTCACGTACACTTCACTCTGGATGGCTCAGGTCCTGCTGATCTGCAGCCACCAAAACTGGAAGAGTGGCCTCAAATCACTTGGGAAGCGGGCGCGAACACTCGCCGCGTAAATCTGGATACCGTTACCGCTGAAGAAGCTCAACAGTGGAAGACCGGCGAAACTCTGCTGCTGTCTGGGAAGTTGCTGACTGGCCGCGATGCGGCGCACAAACGTATTCAAACCATGCTGGACAATGGTGAAGGCCTGCCAGAAGGTGTCGACTTCAAGGGTAAATTCATTTACTACGTAGGCCCGGTTGACGCCGTGGGCGACGAAGCAGTGGGTCCAGCTGGCCCAACAACGTCGACTCGTATGGATAAATTTACCGACATGATGCTCGATAAAACCGGCATCATGGGCATGATTGGTAAAGCAGAACGCGGCCCTGCGACGGTGGAATCGATCAAAAACCACAAAGCCGTTTATCTAATGGCCGTGGGCGGCGCAGCCTATCTGGTGTCTAAAGCGATCAAGAAAGCGCGCGTGGTGGCGTTTGAAGATCTGGGTATGGAAGCGATTTACGAATTTGAAGTCGAAGATATGCCAGTCACCGTTGCGGTTGACTCTCAAGGTGTCAACGCACACCAAGTGGGGCCGGATACGTGGAAAGTGAAAATCGCTGAAGCGGCTAAGTAA